The Peribacillus sp. FSL E2-0218 genome contains a region encoding:
- a CDS encoding alpha/beta family hydrolase → MEVNLGKIKGIEKDVTYTQIENGGPAVCFMFSGAGYTYDKPLFYYSTMTLLQNRFDVVHIHYSYEQDITKQQLVDITKVMVGDCSPVIAKVSQKKEYQETMFLGKSLGTIPLINGFMKDERHIDSKMVLLTPLLKFDPVFEGVMSSNHPIHLVIGEKDPHYVPEKIQRIKTKTNISMNQYPDTNHSLDIEPFHTSRSIKVVESVMNGLAEFIKSKS, encoded by the coding sequence ATGGAGGTTAATTTAGGGAAAATAAAGGGGATCGAAAAAGATGTGACATACACCCAGATTGAAAACGGAGGTCCCGCTGTTTGTTTTATGTTTTCGGGTGCTGGTTACACGTATGACAAGCCATTATTTTATTATTCGACAATGACTCTTCTTCAAAATCGGTTTGATGTCGTACATATTCATTATTCTTACGAGCAGGATATAACCAAGCAGCAGTTGGTGGATATCACTAAAGTTATGGTTGGGGATTGTTCTCCGGTCATTGCGAAGGTATCTCAAAAAAAAGAATATCAAGAAACTATGTTTTTAGGTAAATCACTTGGTACCATCCCCCTCATTAATGGCTTTATGAAAGACGAGCGGCATATCGATTCCAAAATGGTTTTGCTTACGCCGCTACTGAAGTTCGACCCGGTTTTTGAAGGGGTAATGAGCAGCAATCATCCCATTCATCTAGTGATTGGGGAAAAAGATCCTCACTATGTTCCAGAAAAAATTCAAAGGATCAAAACTAAAACGAACATCAGCATGAATCAATACCCTGATACTAATCATTCATTGGATATCGAGCCTTTTCATACTTCAAGGTCGATAAAGGTTGTAGAAAGTGTCATGAACGGGTTGGCGGAATTCATAAAAAGCAAAAGCTGA
- a CDS encoding DUF1801 domain-containing protein, which translates to MVGAKTFHTIDEYILQFPEEVQEILKTVRNVIKAAAPEASEKISYQMPTFAIHGNLVHFAAYKNHIGFYPTPSGILAFEDALSDYKRSKGAVQFPLNKPIPYDVISEIVTFRGKENIKKAEAKAKKK; encoded by the coding sequence ATGGTAGGAGCCAAAACTTTTCATACAATTGATGAATATATCTTGCAATTTCCCGAAGAGGTACAGGAGATTTTGAAAACGGTAAGGAACGTGATAAAAGCTGCGGCACCGGAAGCTAGTGAAAAGATTAGTTATCAAATGCCCACGTTTGCCATACATGGCAACCTGGTCCATTTCGCGGCTTATAAAAACCATATCGGATTTTATCCGACACCGAGCGGGATCTTGGCCTTTGAAGATGCTTTATCGGACTATAAACGGTCGAAAGGGGCCGTTCAGTTTCCGCTCAACAAGCCGATTCCTTATGATGTAATAAGTGAGATCGTTACATTCAGGGGGAAGGAGAATATTAAAAAAGCCGAAGCCAAAGCGAAAAAGAAATAA
- a CDS encoding SDR family oxidoreductase, protein MEKKLAIVTGANSGMGLATVIALAKKDLHVIMLCRNEAKGKRALELAKEESQSSSIELMIGDLASIESIHHFAETFKANHDSLDLLINNAGVVTLKRQETKDGFESMLGVNHLGHFLLTNLLIDELKRSEAGRIVIVSSGAHKWGTFDFDDPYFHKGFNVVKGYGRSKLANVWFMKGLAKRLADTSVTVNALHPGAVATNIGVDRDTGFGKRFIKLLVPFFRTPERGAQTAVFLATSDRVQTISGSYFYDEKEAPLSKLAQDDELVDRFWHWSEQQVGLD, encoded by the coding sequence ATGGAGAAGAAACTAGCGATCGTAACGGGAGCCAATTCAGGAATGGGCTTGGCAACCGTGATAGCCCTTGCCAAGAAAGACCTGCACGTCATCATGCTATGCCGGAATGAAGCGAAGGGGAAAAGAGCGCTTGAATTGGCCAAGGAAGAAAGCCAGTCCAGCAGTATCGAACTAATGATTGGTGATTTAGCATCCATCGAAAGCATTCACCACTTTGCAGAGACGTTTAAGGCAAATCATGATTCTCTTGATCTATTGATTAACAATGCAGGTGTCGTCACCTTAAAACGGCAGGAAACGAAGGATGGGTTCGAATCGATGTTAGGAGTGAATCACCTCGGCCATTTTTTGCTGACCAATTTGCTGATTGATGAATTAAAACGATCTGAAGCTGGGCGGATTGTCATCGTTTCTTCAGGAGCACATAAATGGGGGACATTCGATTTTGACGATCCTTATTTTCACAAAGGCTTCAATGTCGTTAAAGGATATGGGCGTTCCAAGCTGGCCAATGTTTGGTTCATGAAAGGATTGGCCAAAAGACTGGCAGATACATCCGTCACCGTAAACGCCTTGCATCCCGGGGCGGTTGCAACGAATATAGGCGTCGATCGGGACACCGGATTCGGCAAGCGATTCATCAAGCTATTGGTCCCCTTTTTCAGAACCCCTGAAAGAGGTGCACAAACAGCTGTATTTCTCGCAACAAGCGACCGCGTCCAGACGATTTCCGGCTCTTATTTTTATGATGAAAAAGAAGCCCCGCTTTCAAAGCTAGCCCAGGATGACGAGCTTGTAGACCGGTTTTGGCATTGGAGCGAACAACAAGTGGGCTTGGACTGA
- a CDS encoding diadenosine tetraphosphate hydrolase, which yields MGILMSNGKNIEVNCLSCAVTSGLAEPEGGTIIETEYFHAHQDVAYPIKGLIILASKRHIKCLDELTEEEKIDYINLLTKIRKAQRTVLNIEYVYYFYNEDTTHHFHTWMVPRYEWMYEFGRSVESVRPILLHSRNHLNSEENSKEVLLAAAELTKELNGK from the coding sequence ATGGGGATTTTAATGTCGAATGGGAAAAATATCGAGGTGAACTGTTTGAGCTGTGCCGTAACAAGCGGCTTAGCCGAGCCGGAAGGCGGTACCATCATTGAAACGGAATATTTTCACGCCCACCAGGATGTAGCATACCCGATCAAAGGGTTGATCATTTTAGCATCAAAACGCCATATTAAGTGTCTGGATGAGCTGACTGAAGAAGAAAAAATCGATTATATCAATCTATTGACTAAAATCAGGAAGGCTCAAAGAACCGTATTGAACATAGAGTATGTGTATTATTTTTACAATGAAGATACGACGCACCATTTCCACACTTGGATGGTTCCGAGATATGAATGGATGTACGAATTCGGCCGTTCAGTCGAATCCGTAAGGCCCATCCTTTTGCATTCGAGGAATCACTTGAACAGTGAGGAAAATTCCAAGGAAGTGTTGCTTGCGGCAGCGGAGCTAACTAAGGAATTGAATGGAAAATGA
- a CDS encoding spore coat protein codes for MSNTQQPQGMVPNMNHGGHELFDAHEVLSGFINVLDQYQLFDQHIKDQDLKAILHHQYTFVTDVYNIAVEAFTTGKKPSHVSQPYEMHQNNAVTYGLTPSQPKKPNQSVNEMNEQGVSGHMLGLIKSTGSLLAMTAVEITNPVLRRVIADSVPNFVEMAYEIFLYQNKHRYYQVPQLAPQDMTQMIKGFAPAAKNIIN; via the coding sequence ATGTCCAATACCCAACAGCCACAAGGCATGGTGCCGAACATGAACCATGGTGGTCATGAATTGTTTGATGCTCACGAGGTCCTTTCAGGATTCATAAATGTATTAGATCAATACCAACTCTTTGACCAGCACATTAAAGATCAAGACCTGAAAGCGATCCTTCACCATCAGTATACATTCGTAACAGATGTGTATAACATTGCTGTAGAAGCTTTCACGACAGGAAAAAAACCATCGCATGTATCCCAGCCTTACGAAATGCACCAAAATAATGCCGTCACGTACGGCCTCACGCCTTCTCAGCCTAAAAAACCGAATCAATCTGTAAACGAGATGAATGAACAAGGTGTTTCCGGTCACATGCTCGGACTTATCAAATCAACGGGGTCACTGCTTGCCATGACTGCTGTCGAAATCACCAACCCTGTGCTTAGAAGGGTCATCGCTGACAGTGTACCTAACTTTGTTGAAATGGCCTATGAAATTTTCCTTTATCAAAACAAGCATCGCTATTATCAAGTGCCGCAATTAGCGCCACAGGATATGACACAAATGATAAAAGGCTTTGCTCCTGCCGCAAAAAATATTATCAATTAA
- a CDS encoding PRD domain-containing protein gives MKFVKAFNNNVALVEDSSNLEWVVMGTAVGYQKKKGDMIDESLIRRKFVAESSTVRRPLAQILDSIKPEILEVSVEIIKRAEAEIGVTFNTNIYLTLADHLNFAIERSDAGIEYAQPSRWEVKKLYHKEYQAAVNAIRFVYDQLDVLLPKSEETFLTYHFVNAQNAHAKIEETMKMTEVINRIIDIVQYHFQIKLDEDSMNYSRLVTHLRFFVIRQLDHEQDGNPQVDNTLLDVVKTKYMKAYQAVGKIANLLLKQYGWSLSSDEKLYLTLHIWRVTSRAETE, from the coding sequence ATGAAGTTTGTTAAAGCGTTCAATAACAATGTAGCCTTAGTGGAGGATTCCTCAAATTTAGAATGGGTCGTGATGGGAACGGCTGTTGGCTATCAGAAGAAAAAAGGGGACATGATTGATGAATCCCTCATTCGGCGTAAGTTTGTAGCTGAATCTTCGACGGTCCGTAGACCACTTGCACAAATTCTTGACAGCATCAAACCGGAAATCCTTGAGGTATCCGTAGAAATAATCAAGCGAGCCGAAGCTGAAATTGGCGTAACATTCAATACGAATATTTACTTAACTCTTGCGGATCACTTGAATTTCGCCATTGAGCGGAGCGATGCAGGCATTGAATACGCGCAACCAAGCCGTTGGGAAGTGAAAAAGCTCTATCATAAAGAGTACCAGGCGGCAGTGAATGCGATTCGATTTGTATATGATCAACTCGATGTACTTCTTCCTAAAAGTGAAGAAACATTCCTTACTTATCACTTCGTCAATGCCCAAAATGCGCATGCGAAGATTGAAGAAACGATGAAAATGACTGAGGTGATCAATCGAATCATCGACATCGTTCAGTATCACTTTCAAATTAAACTAGATGAAGATTCCATGAACTATTCCAGGCTTGTCACGCATTTACGATTTTTCGTCATACGTCAGCTTGATCACGAACAAGATGGTAACCCACAAGTCGATAACACTTTACTTGATGTGGTGAAAACGAAGTATATGAAGGCATACCAGGCAGTCGGGAAAATTGCCAACCTGCTGCTTAAACAGTACGGCTGGTCACTATCATCGGACGAAAAGCTTTATTTAACACTGCATATATGGCGCGTCACCAGTCGTGCTGAAACTGAATAA
- a CDS encoding beta-glucoside-specific PTS transporter subunit IIABC, whose protein sequence is MATHKETAKEIVLKIGGRENVDQVWHCVTRLRFNLQDKNKVKLDEIKQIDGVMGAQFSGDQFQVIIGNKVAEVFEEVEPLVGVGGSSNSKNREKQGGISRILDTISGIFTPILPALVGAGLLKGFVALFITFGWFSSKSDTYAVLNAIGDGVFYFLPFFLAVSAARKFKTNEYLALAIAGTLLYPTFVDATRGITDISNFTLFGLSFVSIPVVNYASSVLPIILSVLLLKYVYKFIRSWMPSSITVMFSPLLALLIVVPLTLWLIGPLGTNIGNGLSQVFAWLFEHAGPVAGLLMAGLMPLIVMTGMHYTFAPISIQNMSLYGFDNVLAPTMFISNLAQAGAAFGVALRTKNKELRQLGISSGISAVIGITEPAMYGVNMKLKRPFYYAMISSGLLGAFAGWYGFKAFTMGGLVGIFSIPTFADPSGEAGNLIVALVMLALAIILPIILILIFGFEDIATEDQTSGAGKVEKGLAEAASTITSMEGESKTADVFSPLTGKIVPLKDVSDATFAQEIMGKGIAIQPADNRVVSPVPGIIMVLPDSQHAVGIKGDDGQEILIHIGIDTVSLRGKHFKALVKEGDRVISGQPLIEFDRDAIQAEGLDSVTMIIVTNTADYLDVLPVNEKGQIFEEEQLLSIVK, encoded by the coding sequence TTGGCTACACACAAGGAGACAGCTAAAGAGATTGTGTTGAAAATCGGCGGACGCGAAAATGTGGATCAAGTTTGGCACTGTGTTACCCGACTGCGATTCAACCTTCAAGATAAGAACAAAGTAAAGCTTGATGAAATTAAACAAATTGACGGCGTCATGGGTGCCCAGTTTTCTGGCGATCAGTTTCAGGTCATTATCGGAAACAAAGTAGCTGAGGTTTTTGAAGAAGTGGAGCCGCTTGTTGGGGTTGGCGGTTCGTCTAATAGTAAAAATAGAGAGAAACAAGGGGGAATCAGTCGGATCTTGGATACGATCTCCGGGATATTTACCCCGATCCTTCCAGCGCTTGTCGGTGCTGGCTTGTTAAAAGGTTTTGTCGCTTTATTCATAACCTTTGGTTGGTTTAGTTCAAAAAGTGACACATACGCAGTACTCAATGCAATTGGTGACGGGGTTTTCTACTTCCTGCCCTTCTTCTTAGCCGTTTCAGCTGCACGTAAATTCAAAACAAACGAATATTTAGCACTTGCGATAGCTGGTACATTACTTTATCCCACTTTTGTTGATGCAACACGAGGTATCACGGATATTTCGAATTTTACATTATTTGGATTAAGTTTCGTTTCCATTCCCGTTGTGAACTACGCTTCTAGCGTTCTTCCTATCATCTTAAGTGTTCTGTTATTGAAATATGTATACAAATTTATTCGTTCATGGATGCCTTCATCGATTACGGTGATGTTTTCCCCATTGCTTGCGCTGCTTATCGTCGTGCCTCTCACCCTCTGGTTGATTGGGCCGCTCGGTACAAATATTGGGAATGGACTATCCCAAGTATTTGCTTGGCTCTTTGAACATGCGGGCCCGGTGGCTGGTTTGCTGATGGCTGGATTGATGCCGCTGATCGTTATGACAGGCATGCATTACACGTTCGCACCAATTAGCATTCAGAACATGTCTCTTTACGGGTTTGATAATGTCCTGGCACCCACGATGTTCATTAGTAACTTGGCTCAAGCTGGAGCTGCCTTTGGCGTAGCGCTGCGGACTAAAAATAAGGAATTGAGACAGCTTGGAATATCCTCAGGAATCTCGGCGGTGATCGGGATTACAGAACCGGCAATGTATGGAGTCAACATGAAATTAAAAAGACCATTCTACTATGCGATGATTTCTAGTGGATTGCTTGGTGCTTTTGCTGGTTGGTATGGATTCAAAGCGTTTACCATGGGGGGACTAGTCGGGATATTCTCCATTCCGACATTCGCGGATCCCAGTGGAGAGGCGGGTAACTTGATCGTTGCTCTCGTCATGCTTGCATTAGCGATCATTCTACCCATTATTCTGATTTTGATCTTCGGGTTTGAAGATATTGCGACAGAAGACCAAACTAGTGGAGCTGGGAAAGTTGAAAAAGGATTGGCAGAAGCTGCATCTACGATAACCAGTATGGAAGGTGAATCAAAAACGGCCGATGTATTTTCCCCGTTAACAGGAAAAATCGTTCCTTTAAAAGACGTTTCAGATGCAACATTCGCGCAAGAGATTATGGGAAAAGGGATTGCCATCCAGCCAGCTGATAATCGTGTCGTCTCTCCAGTCCCAGGAATCATCATGGTGTTGCCGGATTCTCAACATGCAGTTGGCATAAAAGGAGATGATGGGCAGGAAATATTGATTCATATTGGGATTGATACGGTTTCTCTTAGAGGAAAACATTTTAAAGCACTTGTTAAAGAGGGAGATCGTGTAATCAGCGGCCAGCCGCTGATTGAATTTGATCGGGATGCCATCCAGGCAGAAGGCCTCGACTCCGTTACGATGATTATAGTGACAAATACAGCAGATTATTTAGATGTCCTGCCAGTCAATGAGAAGGGGCAGATATTCGAAGAGGAACAACTACTTTCGATAGTGAAATAA
- a CDS encoding sigma factor, whose product MMNKQEVINHILNGDRLYFTKLYNKYENMLKNTALKLTGSEINAENLLFITFKKLWESPHSFEASNDRMISTYLMKQVVYNHLHDKRKRDKQKENIQAIRTSDFL is encoded by the coding sequence ATGATGAATAAACAAGAAGTAATTAACCACATATTAAACGGGGATCGACTTTACTTTACAAAGCTTTACAACAAATATGAAAACATGTTAAAAAATACTGCCCTGAAACTGACGGGTTCTGAAATCAATGCCGAGAATCTTTTGTTCATTACCTTCAAGAAATTGTGGGAATCGCCTCATTCGTTTGAAGCTTCCAATGATCGAATGATTTCCACCTACCTCATGAAACAGGTCGTATACAATCATCTACATGACAAGCGAAAGCGAGATAAGCAAAAAGAAAACATCCAAGCTATCCGTACTTCCGATTTCCTTTGA
- the blaOXA gene encoding class D beta-lactamase, whose product MNIKSLCFILVLLVAGSVSTVHASANGHKVKELQIGEFFGGVDGTMIIQNVKTDKEYMYNKKRSNVRYTPESSFKVANALIGLQTKAVSDEYEVKRWDGVIREFEDWNRDHSLASGMRYSVIWFYQEMARDIGAQNMQQYVNMLDYGNHDISGGIDHFWLDSSLNISAKEQVQFIEKLVKEKLPIDKQHMRTVKRIMINEEADDYVLHGKTGTRLSDMGLGWYVGYIETDKGTWAFATNLDGSGSTAKAVTLEALKKLEIIKE is encoded by the coding sequence ATGAATATCAAATCGTTATGTTTCATTCTTGTCCTGCTGGTCGCCGGTTCTGTGAGCACGGTTCATGCTAGTGCAAACGGTCATAAGGTGAAGGAACTGCAGATTGGGGAATTCTTCGGCGGTGTGGATGGCACGATGATCATCCAAAATGTAAAAACGGATAAAGAATATATGTACAATAAGAAAAGAAGTAACGTTCGTTATACTCCGGAGTCGTCGTTTAAAGTGGCGAATGCATTGATCGGCCTGCAGACAAAGGCCGTAAGCGATGAATATGAAGTGAAGCGGTGGGATGGGGTGATCCGGGAGTTCGAAGATTGGAATAGGGACCATTCGCTTGCTTCAGGCATGAGGTATTCCGTGATCTGGTTTTATCAAGAAATGGCCCGCGACATAGGTGCACAAAACATGCAGCAATATGTGAACATGCTCGATTACGGCAATCATGATATATCTGGCGGGATCGATCATTTCTGGCTGGACAGCAGCCTGAACATATCTGCCAAGGAACAGGTCCAATTTATCGAAAAACTGGTGAAAGAAAAACTGCCCATCGATAAGCAGCATATGAGAACGGTAAAGAGAATCATGATCAATGAAGAAGCTGATGATTATGTCCTTCATGGAAAAACAGGTACGCGCCTCTCTGATATGGGATTGGGCTGGTATGTCGGTTACATCGAAACGGACAAAGGGACATGGGCTTTTGCCACGAACTTGGACGGCAGCGGAAGCACGGCAAAGGCGGTTACTCTGGAAGCTTTGAAAAAGTTGGAAATCATTAAGGAATGA
- a CDS encoding DUF1349 domain-containing protein produces MEEFNHASGFGTKLTWHSEPKAWSINAEDSILVIKTDNQTDFWQKTHYGFQADNGHFLYHEVNGDFRLTTKVKSNPVNRYDQAGLMVRFSTETWLKTSVEYIPDGQSKLGVVATNQGYSDWSSQEISEDGAPLFYRITRRDNDFYVDYSLDGTSWSQIRMTHLVEEARKMKVGLYACSPQGKGYEAAFDFMKVEKIDKETKVY; encoded by the coding sequence ATGGAGGAGTTTAACCATGCTTCTGGATTCGGAACGAAATTAACTTGGCACTCCGAGCCGAAAGCATGGAGTATTAATGCGGAGGATTCGATTTTAGTCATTAAAACGGATAATCAAACCGATTTTTGGCAAAAAACTCATTATGGCTTTCAAGCGGATAATGGGCATTTTTTATACCATGAGGTAAACGGGGATTTTCGTTTAACGACGAAAGTGAAATCCAATCCAGTCAATAGATATGACCAAGCGGGCTTGATGGTGCGCTTCTCAACCGAGACATGGCTAAAGACGTCGGTTGAATATATCCCTGATGGCCAAAGTAAATTAGGTGTGGTTGCAACAAATCAAGGGTATTCTGATTGGTCAAGCCAGGAAATTTCAGAAGACGGGGCTCCGCTATTTTATCGCATCACGAGAAGGGACAACGACTTTTATGTGGATTATTCATTGGATGGCACTTCGTGGAGCCAAATAAGGATGACCCATCTCGTTGAAGAGGCAAGGAAGATGAAAGTCGGCCTTTATGCCTGCAGCCCGCAAGGCAAAGGGTATGAAGCAGCGTTCGATTTCATGAAGGTGGAAAAAATAGATAAGGAAACAAAGGTTTATTAA
- a CDS encoding PTS glucose transporter subunit IIA, whose translation MFKKLFGKKDSVEQLLAPINGQVIKMEDVPDPVFSGKLMGDGIAILPEEGLVVAPIDAEVVQVFHTKHAIGLKTKNGIELLMHIGLETVNLKGEGFEVHVAEGQRVKAGDKLVTFDIEFLKSNAPSIITPIVITNGELVEKVEKTANSEAIMNETEIMKVYLK comes from the coding sequence ATGTTCAAGAAATTATTCGGAAAAAAAGATAGTGTGGAGCAATTGCTTGCACCGATAAACGGACAAGTCATAAAGATGGAGGATGTTCCAGATCCGGTGTTCTCCGGGAAGCTGATGGGAGATGGGATCGCGATCCTTCCTGAGGAGGGCCTTGTCGTGGCTCCGATAGATGCAGAAGTGGTCCAGGTTTTTCATACGAAGCATGCAATAGGACTTAAGACGAAAAATGGGATTGAATTGCTGATGCATATCGGGCTAGAAACGGTGAACCTTAAAGGTGAAGGATTCGAAGTCCATGTCGCAGAAGGGCAGCGTGTAAAAGCCGGGGACAAGCTCGTTACATTCGATATCGAATTCCTTAAATCGAATGCACCAAGCATTATCACTCCGATCGTCATCACGAATGGTGAGCTCGTTGAAAAAGTGGAAAAAACAGCTAACAGCGAAGCGATCATGAACGAAACGGAGATTATGAAAGTTTATTTAAAGTAA
- the ascB gene encoding 6-phospho-beta-glucosidase produces MAMTDTGFKKGFLWGGATAANQLEGAFDVAGKGLSTADMIRFVPKEERNGYSMDVKADYIEGVLAGKIKDRFPKRTAIDFYHRYKEDMALFAEMGFKTLRISIHWARIFPNGDDQQPNEAGLKFYDDLFDEMLKYGIEPLVTLSHYETPLELTRKYNGWHNRKLIGFYTRYAETVFTRYKNKVKYWLTFNEINVITHSPYTGGGVLVENVPDKTFEQVAYQAAHHQFVASSLATKLAHEIIPGVQVGCMLARMTTYPVTNHPDDILLAQNHNDMNLFFTDVQVRGEYPKLMERYFEENDIVIEKKIGDDEIIKQYPVDFISFSYYMSISVTTQGEKESVLGNMVKNSVKNPHLETSDWGWQIDPKGLRYTLQDFHNRYGKPLFIVENGLGAHDKVEEDGSIHDPYRVDYLRQHIEQMKEAVKYGVDLLGYTAWGPIDLISVSTNEMSKRYGFIYVDQDDEGNGTLARSKKDSFYWYKKVIETNGEDLS; encoded by the coding sequence ATGGCAATGACGGATACTGGATTCAAAAAAGGATTCCTCTGGGGCGGCGCAACCGCAGCCAATCAACTTGAAGGTGCTTTTGATGTTGCAGGCAAAGGACTTTCTACAGCGGATATGATTCGCTTCGTTCCAAAAGAAGAACGCAACGGCTATTCTATGGACGTAAAAGCGGATTACATTGAAGGCGTTCTTGCAGGGAAAATAAAGGATCGTTTTCCAAAACGTACAGCGATTGATTTCTATCACCGCTACAAAGAAGACATGGCGTTATTTGCAGAAATGGGATTTAAAACACTTCGCATTTCGATTCACTGGGCGCGCATTTTTCCGAATGGCGATGACCAACAACCGAATGAAGCAGGATTGAAATTTTACGACGATCTTTTCGATGAAATGTTGAAATACGGCATTGAGCCGCTTGTAACTCTTTCACACTATGAAACTCCGCTTGAATTGACGCGGAAATACAACGGGTGGCATAACCGGAAGCTTATTGGATTCTACACGCGCTATGCAGAGACCGTGTTTACGCGCTATAAAAACAAGGTGAAATACTGGCTCACCTTTAATGAAATCAACGTCATTACACACAGTCCTTACACAGGTGGCGGTGTGCTCGTTGAAAACGTTCCGGACAAGACATTCGAGCAAGTAGCGTATCAAGCAGCCCACCATCAATTTGTCGCTAGTTCCCTTGCCACGAAGCTTGCCCATGAAATCATTCCCGGAGTACAAGTAGGATGCATGCTTGCACGCATGACCACGTATCCTGTCACGAACCATCCGGATGACATCTTATTAGCGCAAAACCACAATGATATGAACCTATTCTTCACAGACGTTCAAGTGCGAGGAGAATATCCGAAGTTAATGGAGCGTTACTTTGAGGAAAATGACATCGTGATTGAAAAGAAAATAGGCGATGATGAGATTATTAAACAGTATCCTGTCGATTTCATCTCATTTAGTTACTACATGTCTATCTCTGTTACTACACAAGGTGAAAAAGAGAGTGTTCTCGGGAATATGGTGAAAAATAGTGTTAAAAACCCTCACCTTGAAACATCCGATTGGGGATGGCAGATCGATCCAAAAGGGCTTCGTTATACATTGCAAGACTTCCATAATCGCTATGGAAAACCGCTGTTCATCGTTGAAAATGGTCTTGGTGCCCATGATAAGGTCGAGGAAGATGGCTCCATTCATGACCCGTATCGTGTTGACTACTTAAGACAGCATATTGAACAAATGAAGGAAGCTGTCAAATACGGCGTTGATTTGCTTGGCTACACGGCATGGGGGCCCATTGATCTAATCAGTGTCTCAACGAACGAAATGTCCAAGCGCTACGGCTTCATCTATGTGGATCAGGATGATGAAGGAAACGGCACACTTGCACGCTCGAAGAAAGATTCGTTCTACTGGTATAAAAAAGTGATCGAAACAAATGGAGAAGATCTATCTTAA